CCTCGACGCGCTCGTACGCCCGGAGGAGGTGCTCGGCTTCGAGCTGTATCGCAACGGCACCGGCGTGCCGGCGGAGTTCACGACGACCCGCGCGAGAGACTGCGGCGTGCTGCTCGTGTGGACGAAGCGCTGACGCCCGCGGCACGCCGCGTCCTCCTGATCCACGGCGCGCTCGGCGCCGCCGAGCAGCTCGCGCCGCTGGCGGAGCGGTTGGAGGCGCGAGGCGCGCGCGTATCGGTCGTGGAGCTCGAAGGCCACGGGCGCACCGCACCGCGCGACCGGTCATTCGCGATGGCGCACTTCGCGGAGAACGTGATCGACGCGCTCGACGCGCTGGGCACGGGGCCGGGGACGCTGTTCGGCTACAGCATGGGCGGCTACGTGGCGCTGCTCGTCGCCGCGGCATACCCCGACCGCGTGGCGCGCGTCGTGACGTTAGGCACGAAGTTCCGCTGGGACGCGGAGACCGCCGCCCGTGAGGCCCGGCGTCTCGACCCCGCGACGATCCGCGCGAAGGTGCCGCGCTTCGCCGGCGCGCTCGCGGCACGACACGCCGGCGCCGGCGGATGGGAAGCGGTGCTCGCGCGCACCGCGACGCTGCTGACCGCGCTCGGCGACGACGCGCCGCTCACCGACGGCGTGTTGGGCGGGCTGCGCTGCCCGGTGCGCGTGATGGTGGGCGACCGCGACGCGACGGTGACCGTGGAGGAGACGGCGGGCGCGTGGCGCGCGCTGGTGCACGGCGAGCTCGCGGTGCTGCCTGCCACGCCGCATCCGATCGAGCAGGTGGACACGGCCCTGCTCGCGGAGCTGGTGCTCGGGGGGCTTGTCGGTATCTAACCGCAGAGGACGCAGAGGGCCGCGGAGAACATTGATAGGGCGAGGGGATAGACGAGTGCCCTGGGGATCCAAGTGCGATTGAAAAGATCTCGAGATCCTCCTCATCGCCGTTGGATCCCCAGAGTACTCGCCTGTCACCTCGAACCTGTCGAAGAGAACGTCAACTGCGATTGACCACAGAAGACACGGAGGACACGGAGGAGAACCATTTCACTTGTAGGTTTCCTCCGTGTCCTCCGTGTCCTCTGTGGTTCAAATCAAGAAGGGCAGGAAGAGGCAGTCCTCTGCGGCCCTCCGCGTCCTCTGCGGTTCAAAGGTGTTCAAAGGCGTTCAAAGGCGTTCAAAGGCGTTCTCCGAGAAACTCGAACGTGCGCCGCTCCGCGTAGTACTCGACGCGCCACGGCGCGCGGCCGCCGACGAAACCGACGTGGCCACCGTGCGCGGTGAACTCGACGTACAGCGCGGGGTTGTCGGCGGCGGCGGCGCGCACCTCGTCGAGCACCGCGGCGGGGAGGAACGGATCGTCGGCGGCGCTCAGGAGCAGCGTCGGCACGTGCACACCGGCGAGGAAGCCGAGCGCGCTCGATCGCGCGTAGTAGTCGGCGGCGTCGCGGAAGCCGTGCACCGGCGCGGTGACGACGTCGTCGAAGTCCCAGATGGAGCGCGCGCGTCGGAGCGTCGCGTCGTCGGCGAGGTCCGGGAAGCGCTCGCGCTTCGCGACCACCTTGCCGCGCAGCGAGCGGAGGAAGTTGCGCTCGTAGACGCGCGCGAACCCGCGGCCGATGTGCCGGGCGCCGCGCGCGAGGTCGTACGGCACCGACACCGCGATCGCCGCGAACACCGCGCCGGGCACCTCGGGCCCGCGCTCGCCGAGGTACTTCAGTAGCACGTTGCCGCCGAGGGACACGCCGCAGATGCCTAACGGCCGCGCCGGCGTCTCGCGTGCGAGCCGGTCGACGACGAACGCGACGTCCGACGTCTCGCCGGAGTGGTAGAAGCGGCGCGTGCGGTTCATCTCGGGCCCGCACGTACGATGGAGCAGGAGGTCCATCGCCCACCCGCGGCGCCGCGCCTCGCCGAAGAGGCCCTGCGCGTAGTGCGAGCGCTCGCCTCCCTCGAGGCCGT
This DNA window, taken from Gemmatirosa kalamazoonensis, encodes the following:
- a CDS encoding YheT family hydrolase, with the translated sequence MAHAPHPFRAPWWARNPHVQTMWGKFVRRARPVPTRLERWDTPDGDFVDLVRLDAAAPDRPRLLLLHGLEGGERSHYAQGLFGEARRRGWAMDLLLHRTCGPEMNRTRRFYHSGETSDVAFVVDRLARETPARPLGICGVSLGGNVLLKYLGERGPEVPGAVFAAIAVSVPYDLARGARHIGRGFARVYERNFLRSLRGKVVAKRERFPDLADDATLRRARSIWDFDDVVTAPVHGFRDAADYYARSSALGFLAGVHVPTLLLSAADDPFLPAAVLDEVRAAAADNPALYVEFTAHGGHVGFVGGRAPWRVEYYAERRTFEFLGERL
- a CDS encoding alpha/beta fold hydrolase codes for the protein MDEALTPAARRVLLIHGALGAAEQLAPLAERLEARGARVSVVELEGHGRTAPRDRSFAMAHFAENVIDALDALGTGPGTLFGYSMGGYVALLVAAAYPDRVARVVTLGTKFRWDAETAAREARRLDPATIRAKVPRFAGALAARHAGAGGWEAVLARTATLLTALGDDAPLTDGVLGGLRCPVRVMVGDRDATVTVEETAGAWRALVHGELAVLPATPHPIEQVDTALLAELVLGGLVGI